One Streptomyces sp. R28 DNA window includes the following coding sequences:
- a CDS encoding M14 family zinc carboxypeptidase, with translation MWRCALPPLLRYPTVDELGARAAALVARRPRDARLRRVGTSRAGTPLLLLSVGHGSRQALVVAGPHANEPVGGATVLRLAERVLADPRLHEGADATWNLLLCLDPDGLRRNEGWLHGPYALDGYFRHFFRPGFLEQPEWLPDGAAAVTLPETRTLLDLQDELRPFLQCSLHGVDVGGGFVELTHDLPGLAQRVAHTAARLGIPRELGPYDTLYWPALGPAVYRIPRPRRGDLAAAITEAAVESTWFHPHRHGTVTAVVEAPMWGVAAVEDGAPHADEETVLRMVSHTLRHDTHVLERLLERLRPHLPAGPETARLLAPVDDYLLVCPGLADTWDPDVEDPVGARPLPPLSTAHLAALRIAGRRLALRTAGLLHQLVTGAGRDPAGVLPELDRLLDEWCEDYRDGCGARWIPVARQVEYQSRVVLAAFELATRHAPACSRSGESGWNAGAAVPMHRE, from the coding sequence ATGTGGAGGTGTGCCCTGCCGCCACTCCTCCGCTACCCGACCGTCGACGAGCTGGGCGCACGGGCGGCCGCGCTCGTCGCCCGCCGCCCACGTGACGCGCGGCTGCGCCGCGTGGGGACGTCCCGCGCGGGCACGCCCCTTTTGCTGCTGTCCGTCGGCCACGGCAGCCGCCAGGCCCTCGTCGTGGCCGGCCCGCACGCCAACGAACCGGTGGGCGGTGCCACCGTGCTGCGGCTGGCCGAACGGGTGCTCGCCGACCCCCGCCTGCACGAGGGCGCCGACGCCACGTGGAACCTGCTGCTGTGCCTGGACCCCGACGGCCTGCGCCGCAACGAGGGCTGGCTGCACGGCCCGTACGCCCTCGACGGCTACTTCCGGCACTTCTTCCGGCCCGGCTTCCTGGAGCAGCCCGAATGGCTGCCCGACGGTGCGGCCGCCGTCACGCTGCCCGAGACCCGCACGCTGCTCGACCTCCAGGACGAACTGAGGCCCTTCCTCCAGTGCTCCCTGCACGGCGTCGACGTCGGCGGCGGCTTCGTCGAGCTGACCCACGACCTGCCCGGCCTCGCCCAGCGCGTCGCGCACACCGCCGCCCGCCTCGGCATCCCCCGCGAGCTCGGCCCCTACGACACCCTGTACTGGCCGGCACTGGGACCCGCCGTCTACCGGATCCCCAGGCCCCGCCGGGGCGATCTGGCCGCAGCCATCACCGAGGCGGCCGTCGAGTCGACGTGGTTCCACCCGCACCGGCACGGCACCGTCACGGCGGTCGTCGAGGCCCCCATGTGGGGCGTGGCCGCCGTGGAGGACGGTGCCCCGCACGCCGATGAGGAAACGGTCCTGCGCATGGTGAGCCACACCCTGCGCCACGACACCCACGTCCTGGAGCGGCTGCTGGAGCGGCTGCGGCCGCACCTTCCCGCCGGACCGGAAACGGCCCGGCTGCTCGCCCCGGTCGACGACTATTTACTGGTCTGCCCCGGGCTCGCCGACACCTGGGACCCCGACGTCGAGGATCCCGTCGGCGCACGCCCCCTGCCCCCGCTCAGCACCGCGCACCTGGCCGCCCTGCGCATCGCCGGGCGGCGCCTCGCCCTGCGGACGGCCGGGCTGCTGCACCAGCTCGTGACGGGCGCCGGGCGCGACCCGGCCGGGGTGCTGCCGGAACTGGACCGGCTCCTCGACGAGTGGTGCGAGGACTACCGCGACGGCTGCGGAGCGCGCTGGATACCGGTCGCGCGCCAGGTGGAGTACCAGTCGCGGGTGGTCCTCGCCGCGTTCGAACTCGCCACGCGGCACGCGCCCGCGTGCTCCCGTTCGGGTGAGTCGGGGTGGAATGCCGGGGCGGCCGTGCCGATGCATCGGGAATGA
- a CDS encoding SSI family serine proteinase inhibitor yields MTRCITAVRGALLTTAAALALGAAAPQATAQDSDSGNWLFVTVTRGDTPHGEAPGRLLLCDPPQGHGKAAEACEQLDRVGGDIGRLQRKDAFCPMIYAPVTAHARGVWNGRPVEYRETFSNGCGMSARTGAVFALDG; encoded by the coding sequence ATGACGCGATGCATCACAGCCGTACGTGGCGCGCTGCTCACCACAGCCGCCGCCCTCGCCCTCGGCGCCGCCGCGCCCCAGGCGACGGCCCAGGACTCCGACTCCGGCAACTGGCTCTTCGTCACGGTCACCCGTGGCGACACCCCGCACGGTGAGGCGCCCGGCAGGCTGCTGCTGTGCGATCCGCCGCAGGGCCACGGCAAGGCGGCCGAGGCCTGCGAACAGCTCGACAGGGTGGGCGGTGACATCGGCCGGCTCCAGCGGAAGGACGCCTTCTGCCCGATGATCTACGCGCCGGTGACCGCCCACGCGCGCGGAGTGTGGAACGGCCGCCCGGTCGAGTACCGGGAGACGTTCTCGAACGGATGCGGCATGTCGGCCCGGACGGGCGCGGTCTTCGCCCTGGACGGCTGA
- a CDS encoding M14 family zinc carboxypeptidase yields MSLLPELRYPTLTELIRSVRALAAHRPDLCVLRQVGSSRAGRPLLLLSIGHARRAVLVVAGAHSNEPTGSSTLLAVAERVLHERELRADTSWHFLLCADPDGASLHITPAPRSLFDYHLGFFRPAAPEQPEWAPAALPPDRLPPETRALTRVIDELRPYLQVTLHGTDLGGSWVQLTKDIPGLAEPFAKSAAQLHIPVETGASDAAGWPAAGPGVHVMPAPGAGAAYPSMPDDARSSTWYHVHRYGGLTAVVEVPMWASDLVDDPAPHPAPARAMRRLASRLLRDALEVERVLGEALPRLEGVDGPLLRAAKWSLELVPGLAADWMHTPPADDTMAYVGSVDAFGRRLPLRAAAMLLRVLQESGDRAAPPLERLVATWSDAFAERFRARWVPLEHQVEHQSRTVVAAALHARDRAA; encoded by the coding sequence GCGCTACCCCACGCTGACCGAGCTGATCCGGTCCGTCCGAGCGCTGGCCGCTCACCGGCCCGACCTGTGCGTACTCAGACAGGTGGGGTCCTCCCGGGCGGGTAGACCCCTGCTTCTGCTGTCCATCGGGCACGCCCGACGCGCCGTACTGGTGGTCGCGGGGGCGCACTCCAACGAACCGACGGGGAGCTCCACCCTTCTCGCGGTCGCCGAACGGGTCCTGCACGAGCGGGAGCTGCGGGCCGACACCTCCTGGCACTTCCTGCTGTGCGCGGATCCCGACGGGGCCAGCCTGCACATCACGCCGGCGCCCCGCAGCCTGTTCGACTACCACCTCGGCTTCTTCCGGCCCGCGGCCCCGGAGCAGCCGGAGTGGGCACCGGCCGCGCTGCCGCCCGACCGGCTGCCGCCCGAGACGCGCGCGCTGACCCGGGTCATCGACGAGCTGCGCCCCTACCTCCAGGTGACCCTGCACGGCACCGATCTGGGCGGCAGCTGGGTGCAGTTGACGAAGGACATCCCCGGGCTCGCCGAGCCGTTCGCGAAGTCCGCGGCCCAGCTGCACATCCCGGTGGAGACCGGCGCCTCGGACGCGGCGGGCTGGCCCGCGGCCGGACCCGGGGTGCATGTGATGCCGGCGCCGGGCGCGGGCGCCGCGTATCCGAGCATGCCGGACGACGCGCGCAGCAGCACCTGGTATCACGTGCACCGGTACGGCGGCCTGACCGCGGTCGTCGAGGTGCCGATGTGGGCGAGCGACCTGGTGGACGACCCTGCGCCGCATCCGGCCCCGGCCAGGGCGATGCGGCGGCTGGCGTCCCGGCTGCTGCGGGACGCGCTGGAGGTGGAGCGGGTGCTCGGCGAGGCGCTCCCCCGCCTGGAAGGCGTCGACGGTCCCCTGTTGCGGGCCGCCAAGTGGTCGCTGGAGCTGGTGCCGGGGCTGGCGGCCGACTGGATGCACACGCCGCCCGCCGACGACACCATGGCGTACGTCGGGAGCGTGGACGCCTTCGGGCGGCGGCTGCCGCTGCGGGCGGCGGCCATGCTGTTGCGTGTCCTGCAGGAGAGCGGCGACCGTGCGGCACCGCCGCTCGAACGCCTCGTGGCGACTTGGAGCGACGCCTTCGCCGAACGTTTCCGCGCCCGCTGGGTGCCTCTGGAGCACCAGGTCGAGCACCAGTCCCGGACGGTCGTCGCGGCAGCGCTGCACGCGCGTGACCGAGCGGCGTGA